Proteins co-encoded in one Cydia strobilella chromosome 14, ilCydStro3.1, whole genome shotgun sequence genomic window:
- the LOC134747129 gene encoding malignant T-cell-amplified sequence 1 homolog has product MFKKFDEKESISGTQQLKSSVQKGIRARLLELYPHLEQYIDQVLPKKDTFRIVKCHDHIEIMVNSAGELLFFRHREGSWMPTLRLLHKYPFFLPMQQVDKGAIRFVLSGANIMCPGLTSPGARMSPVDKGQVVAVMAEGKQHALAIGMTSLSTDDIAKVNKGVGIENCHYLNDGLWQMKPVK; this is encoded by the exons GTTCGACGAGAAGGAGAGCATAAGCGGCACGCAGCAGCTCAAGTCTTCGGTGCAGAAGGGTATCAGGGCTCGCCTGCTGGAGCTGTACCCACACCTTGAGCAGTACATCGATCAGGTGCTGCCCAAGAAGGACACCTTCAGGATTGTCAAATG CCACGATCACATCGAGATAATGGTTAACAGCGCGGGAGAGCTGCTTTTCTTCAGACACCGCGAAGGATCCTGGATGCCGACATTAAGACTGCTACATAAAT ACCCATTCTTCCTACCAATGCAGCAAGTCGACAAAGGCGCCATCCGTTTCGTCCTCAGCGGCGCGAACATCATGTGCCCCGGCCTTACTTCGCCCGGCGCGCGAATGTCGCCCGTCGACAAAGGACAAGTTGTCGCCGTGATGGCTGAGGGGAAGCAGCACGCGTTGGCTATCGGGATGACCTCTCTCTCTACTGATGACAT AGCTAAAGTGAACAAGGGAGTGGGCATAGAGAACTGCCACTATCTCAACGACGGCCTCTGGCAAATGAAACCTGTGAAGTAA